Proteins encoded within one genomic window of Halocatena marina:
- a CDS encoding universal stress protein: MGSVLIPLDGSEQSDRALAHATETIPTKSVTLMTVIDPSSGFSTGAGTPGAAEVWYESEKKRVKVRLSNAREQVETAGLEVETVVETGRPAPAIVEYATTHDIDQIVMGSHGRKGVSRLLLGSVAEAVVRRSPVPVTVVP, from the coding sequence ATGGGGAGTGTTCTCATTCCACTAGATGGGTCAGAGCAGTCTGACCGGGCGCTGGCACACGCCACCGAGACGATCCCCACGAAGAGTGTAACTCTCATGACGGTTATCGATCCCTCGTCTGGGTTCAGTACCGGGGCTGGCACTCCCGGGGCAGCAGAGGTGTGGTACGAGTCAGAGAAAAAACGTGTGAAGGTCCGTCTCTCCAATGCACGCGAACAGGTTGAGACGGCAGGACTTGAAGTCGAGACAGTTGTCGAGACTGGTCGGCCGGCTCCGGCGATCGTCGAATACGCCACGACACACGACATTGATCAGATCGTTATGGGGAGCCACGGGCGAAAAGGCGTCTCCCGGCTCCTTCTCGGAAGCGTCGCCGAAGCCGTCGTTCGGCGCTCACCGGTGCCCGTTACTGTTGTTCCGTGA
- a CDS encoding pyridoxal phosphate-dependent aminotransferase has product MPRFSSRVEQISISGIREVFESAGEDAINLGIGQPDFPTPEHASQAAIDAIEAGQVDGYTSNKGIPALREAIATKHERDNGFTVDPSNVIATAGGSEALHLALEAHVERGQEVIFPDPGFVSYEALTHLAGGTPKPIGLREDLTMDPAAVKEAITEDTAAFVVCSPANPTGAVQRKEDMREFARIADTHDVLCLTDEVYEQIVFEGDHYSPMQFAETDSVVLVNACSKTYSMTGWRLGWVTASHERIERMLRVHQYAQACASAPAQYAGEAALTGPQRVVDQMVEAFEERRDILLDGLDDIGLETPTPKGAFYAMPKVPDGWVEEVIDRDVIVVPGEAFGERGSGHARISYATNQEMIKEALERMAEATRVVQ; this is encoded by the coding sequence ATGCCACGATTCTCATCTCGGGTTGAGCAAATTTCGATCAGCGGCATTCGAGAGGTGTTCGAGAGTGCGGGCGAAGACGCGATCAATCTCGGAATTGGTCAACCGGATTTCCCGACACCGGAACACGCGAGCCAAGCTGCCATCGACGCTATCGAGGCGGGACAGGTGGATGGCTATACTTCAAATAAGGGGATTCCCGCGCTACGAGAGGCCATTGCCACAAAGCACGAGCGGGATAACGGGTTCACTGTTGATCCTTCGAACGTCATCGCCACAGCGGGTGGAAGTGAAGCCTTGCACCTCGCGCTGGAGGCACACGTCGAGCGCGGACAGGAGGTCATCTTTCCCGATCCAGGCTTCGTTTCGTATGAAGCACTGACGCACCTCGCGGGTGGGACGCCAAAGCCAATCGGTCTCCGCGAAGATCTGACGATGGACCCGGCAGCCGTCAAGGAGGCCATCACTGAGGACACCGCTGCGTTCGTCGTCTGCAGTCCCGCGAATCCGACGGGAGCAGTCCAACGGAAGGAGGACATGCGCGAGTTTGCGCGTATCGCCGACACACACGATGTGCTCTGTCTCACCGATGAAGTGTACGAGCAGATTGTGTTTGAGGGAGATCACTACTCGCCGATGCAGTTTGCCGAAACTGATAGTGTCGTCCTCGTGAACGCCTGTTCGAAGACCTATTCGATGACTGGCTGGCGTCTTGGCTGGGTAACCGCCAGCCACGAGCGCATCGAGCGGATGCTGCGCGTCCATCAGTACGCGCAGGCGTGCGCGAGCGCACCAGCACAGTATGCTGGTGAGGCGGCTCTCACCGGACCGCAGCGCGTCGTCGATCAGATGGTCGAGGCTTTCGAAGAACGACGAGATATCTTGCTCGATGGACTCGACGATATCGGACTCGAAACACCGACGCCGAAAGGCGCGTTCTACGCGATGCCGAAAGTGCCGGACGGCTGGGTTGAGGAAGTGATCGACCGGGACGTCATCGTTGTCCCGGGTGAGGCGTTCGGTGAGCGCGGAAGTGGCCACGCGCGCATCTCATACGCCACCAATCAAGAGATGATCAAAGAGGCGCTCGAACGGATGGCCGAGGCAACCCGCGTAGTGCAGTGA
- a CDS encoding PHP domain-containing protein, translated as MVIADLHVHTTNSDGELEPSEVPGAAAAAGVRVVAITDHDRLGDQSVPITHVEGVTIVHGIELRVEENGERFDLLGYGVTPTDALRAELDRLQADRIERAGKIIARVEEQTGVSLDLTPQKGIGRPHIARAIEQSAIDEDYQGAFDTLIGNDCPCFVPRSVPSFERGLELLNGACGLVSLAHPLRYDNPTAALSLTADLDGVEYHYDYGREVDMRPVEQAIQEHNLVITGGSDAHDRTLGRVGLNRDEYRTFRDRIDLQTGYP; from the coding sequence ATGGTTATCGCAGATTTGCACGTTCATACGACGAATTCCGATGGAGAGCTGGAGCCGTCAGAAGTCCCGGGTGCAGCGGCGGCCGCTGGCGTGCGTGTCGTGGCGATCACCGATCACGACCGACTCGGAGATCAGTCGGTGCCGATCACCCACGTCGAGGGAGTAACTATCGTTCACGGAATCGAGCTCCGAGTCGAAGAGAACGGAGAGCGGTTCGATTTACTCGGGTACGGTGTGACACCAACCGACGCCCTCCGGGCTGAACTCGATCGGCTTCAAGCCGACCGCATCGAGCGGGCTGGAAAAATCATCGCGCGCGTCGAGGAGCAGACGGGCGTATCGCTCGATCTGACACCGCAGAAAGGAATCGGTCGCCCACACATCGCCCGCGCCATCGAGCAGAGCGCGATCGACGAAGACTACCAAGGAGCGTTCGATACTCTCATCGGAAACGACTGTCCGTGTTTTGTCCCTCGCAGTGTCCCGTCGTTCGAGCGTGGCCTCGAACTCTTGAACGGAGCGTGCGGGCTGGTGAGTCTCGCTCATCCGCTGCGCTATGACAATCCTACGGCTGCACTCTCACTCACCGCCGACCTCGATGGTGTCGAATATCACTACGACTACGGCCGCGAGGTCGATATGCGCCCGGTCGAGCAGGCGATTCAAGAGCACAATCTCGTCATTACCGGCGGGAGCGACGCTCACGACCGAACGCTCGGTCGGGTCGGCCTGAACCGCGACGAATACCGCACCTTCCGCGATCGAATCGATCTCCAGACCGGATACCCATGA
- a CDS encoding DUF2795 domain-containing protein, which yields MRMFTEANKQFETHSYPATTRELIAEYGHLKLSLPNGTETVGAALSRLHNETYDDAEAAQLAMYGAVSDKAIGRKYYSDRDPFGPGENGPDPLSF from the coding sequence ATGCGGATGTTCACCGAAGCAAACAAGCAGTTCGAAACTCACAGCTACCCAGCGACGACGCGCGAGCTCATCGCTGAGTACGGCCATCTCAAACTCTCGTTGCCAAATGGAACGGAGACGGTGGGTGCCGCCCTCTCACGACTCCACAACGAAACGTACGACGACGCAGAAGCAGCACAGCTGGCAATGTACGGAGCAGTCAGCGATAAGGCCATTGGGCGAAAGTACTACTCCGACCGCGATCCGTTTGGACCCGGCGAGAACGGTCCCGACCCACTCTCCTTCTAA
- a CDS encoding class I SAM-dependent methyltransferase: MTVSIADFYGRWARVYDTIATLPRVGEWRADAVQSLDLSRGDTVVDMGCGTGANIPYLRDQVGRTGHVVGIDLTPALLEQARIRIERAGWRNVSLVCGDASRPPVSRADAVLGTFVVGLLPDPAGAVELWCQLTDGRIALLDGASSHHPIGRLINPLFGACVTAGVPTDSLGETVGRLLTPTNDRQRLDASIRASRDALASHTTNRRYETFGLGFIGLLSGRSDVY; the protein is encoded by the coding sequence ATGACAGTGTCTATCGCTGATTTCTACGGTCGCTGGGCGAGGGTGTACGATACCATCGCTACGCTTCCACGGGTTGGTGAGTGGCGCGCTGATGCTGTCCAATCGCTTGACCTTTCGCGCGGAGATACGGTTGTCGATATGGGGTGTGGAACTGGTGCGAACATTCCGTACCTTCGTGACCAGGTCGGTCGAACCGGTCACGTTGTGGGTATCGACCTGACACCAGCGTTGCTTGAACAGGCACGAATCCGTATCGAACGCGCGGGCTGGCGGAACGTCTCACTCGTTTGTGGTGATGCGAGTCGACCACCTGTCTCCCGAGCCGACGCTGTTCTTGGGACGTTCGTCGTCGGACTCCTTCCTGATCCCGCTGGTGCGGTCGAACTGTGGTGTCAACTGACTGATGGTCGTATCGCGCTGCTCGATGGCGCTTCGAGCCATCACCCGATTGGCCGACTGATTAATCCGCTGTTTGGCGCGTGCGTGACTGCTGGTGTACCGACCGACTCTCTTGGAGAAACCGTTGGTCGATTACTCACCCCAACCAACGACCGACAGCGACTCGATGCATCCATCAGAGCGTCACGAGACGCGCTCGCTTCTCACACGACGAACCGACGCTACGAGACGTTTGGACTGGGATTTATCGGACTCTTGAGTGGACGATCGGATGTGTACTGA
- a CDS encoding thiamine-phosphate synthase family protein, giving the protein MRFIEEVVVDEFLPTFRSMLAEELRGRDLTQSEVADLLGISQSAVSKYSHGEIERCDEILADQRVLDLVARLGGGLAAGEMSQVQALAETEILIRRLERGDLLAALHERSMPELASYEGDFAIHDDDSSLRTTERILGSVRRGLRILENASGFAALIPAVGSNLVECLPHATSIDDVVAVPGRILDVKGRATIPTEPEFGASGHVASVLLAVRETGNQARATLNVRYSTETVDHLETMGLQTAAFDPEGELSVAIDEVADDSVDVLYQTGGFGIEPAIYILGEDAASTAAIARDLTELESA; this is encoded by the coding sequence ATGCGATTCATTGAAGAAGTCGTTGTCGACGAGTTCCTGCCGACGTTCCGTTCGATGTTGGCAGAGGAGCTGCGCGGGCGCGATCTCACACAAAGTGAGGTTGCAGATTTACTCGGCATCAGCCAATCAGCGGTGTCGAAATATTCGCACGGAGAGATCGAACGATGCGATGAGATACTGGCCGATCAGCGCGTTCTCGATCTCGTCGCGCGTCTCGGTGGTGGGCTCGCTGCGGGCGAAATGAGTCAGGTGCAGGCACTTGCCGAGACGGAAATCCTCATCCGACGGCTCGAACGTGGTGATCTCCTCGCTGCCTTGCACGAGAGATCGATGCCCGAGCTGGCGTCCTACGAGGGTGATTTTGCTATTCACGACGACGATAGCTCACTCCGAACCACGGAACGAATACTCGGCTCTGTCCGACGCGGTTTGCGAATCCTCGAAAATGCAAGTGGGTTCGCCGCACTCATCCCTGCGGTTGGCTCGAATCTCGTCGAATGTCTTCCACACGCGACGAGTATCGACGACGTGGTGGCCGTCCCGGGTCGTATTCTCGATGTCAAAGGCCGGGCGACGATTCCGACCGAACCGGAGTTCGGTGCGAGTGGTCACGTTGCAAGCGTTCTGCTCGCAGTCCGCGAAACCGGTAACCAGGCGCGGGCTACGCTGAACGTCCGGTATTCCACAGAAACCGTCGATCATCTCGAAACAATGGGCTTGCAGACTGCTGCCTTCGATCCCGAGGGTGAACTCAGTGTTGCTATCGATGAGGTGGCCGACGACTCGGTCGATGTGCTCTATCAGACGGGAGGCTTTGGCATCGAACCGGCAATCTACATCCTCGGTGAGGATGCTGCGAGCACAGCGGCGATCGCCCGAGATCTCACGGAACTCGAATCCGCGTAA
- the dcd gene encoding dCTP deaminase has product MILSDVDILRRLEAGDLVVEPLDDLDLQIQPASVDLRLGREFLEFQRTNIPCIHPNSEREVEEYVDETVVEEGGEFILHPGDFVLGTTHERVEIPPDLIAHVEGRSSLGRLAVVVHATAGLADPGFRGTITLELSNLGTAPVALTPGMRISQLTFTELRSPSERPYGSDRGSKYQDQGGPQASRIQGDREFGGDQ; this is encoded by the coding sequence ATGATACTCTCAGACGTGGATATTCTCCGCCGGCTCGAAGCGGGTGATCTGGTCGTCGAGCCGCTTGACGATCTGGATCTTCAAATCCAGCCAGCGAGTGTTGATCTCAGACTCGGGCGGGAGTTTCTCGAATTTCAGCGGACGAACATCCCGTGTATCCATCCGAACAGCGAACGAGAGGTCGAAGAGTACGTCGACGAAACGGTTGTCGAAGAAGGTGGAGAATTTATTCTTCATCCTGGCGATTTTGTCCTCGGAACGACGCACGAACGCGTCGAAATTCCTCCCGATCTGATCGCGCACGTCGAAGGACGCTCCTCGCTCGGGCGGCTCGCTGTGGTCGTGCATGCTACCGCCGGACTGGCGGATCCTGGTTTCCGTGGGACAATTACGCTCGAACTGTCGAATCTCGGGACAGCGCCGGTCGCACTGACGCCCGGAATGCGAATCTCACAACTGACGTTCACCGAACTACGGTCGCCCTCTGAGCGCCCATACGGGAGCGATCGAGGGTCGAAGTACCAAGATCAAGGTGGACCACAGGCCTCACGAATACAGGGTGATCGTGAGTTCGGAGGTGATCAATAA
- the pth2 gene encoding peptidyl-tRNA hydrolase Pth2 encodes MKQAIVARTDLGMGRGKLAAQVAHASLTAYEDASSDARMEWKSGGQKKIVLKVASKDDLLDLAEQARREGLPYAVIRDAGHTQLDPGTVTTLAVGPAQEAQVDAVTGDLSLY; translated from the coding sequence ATGAAACAGGCCATTGTCGCCCGAACTGATCTCGGTATGGGACGCGGAAAGTTGGCTGCGCAAGTCGCTCACGCCTCGCTCACAGCCTACGAAGATGCGTCGTCCGATGCGCGGATGGAGTGGAAATCAGGGGGGCAAAAGAAGATCGTCCTGAAGGTCGCCAGTAAAGACGATCTGCTCGATCTCGCAGAGCAAGCCAGACGGGAGGGCCTCCCATACGCTGTCATTCGGGACGCTGGCCACACACAGCTTGATCCTGGCACCGTCACCACGCTCGCTGTTGGACCAGCTCAAGAGGCGCAGGTTGATGCTGTGACTGGTGACTTATCTCTATACTAA
- the truD gene encoding tRNA pseudouridine(13) synthase TruD, whose amino-acid sequence MRPAHSREQAMGIAYYVSDTAGIGGHLRDRAADFRVREREAFETQPVDADTGAYPALVFRATLTNRDTNGFVNELANRLGISRERITWAGTKDKRAITTQLFSIRNFEDTTLPELSGAAIEVVGRAGRPVLFGDHIGNEFELVVRDVHPDSTEKIDDITADLRSFVEADDRRNRGRDRDRGKDAVSVGDGTVTIGVPNFFGQQRFGTLRPVTHEVGLAIVRGDWEKAVIAYLGNPSEHEPADTREARDYVDRTHDWQGAIDRFPTHLRYERSIAHRLTEIGGDEPDQFREALTAVPSNLQALFVHAAQSYLFNQMLSLRLERDLPFSKPVVGDVVCFVDEHGRPDSDRQQLVTESRVETVVRHCERGRAFVTAPLVGTDTELSEGEQGEIERQVLDETDLSLDAFDLPGEFDSTGTRRPILLQTELSIDHDPLTFSFSLPNGSYATVLMREYLKADPESMA is encoded by the coding sequence ATGCGCCCAGCACATTCTCGGGAGCAAGCGATGGGGATTGCCTATTACGTCAGTGACACCGCTGGCATCGGTGGACACCTCCGTGACCGGGCGGCGGACTTTCGCGTGCGCGAGCGTGAAGCATTCGAAACGCAGCCGGTGGACGCTGATACGGGTGCGTACCCAGCCCTCGTCTTTCGTGCGACACTCACGAACCGGGACACGAACGGATTCGTAAACGAGCTTGCGAATCGGCTCGGCATCAGCCGAGAGCGGATCACGTGGGCTGGAACGAAAGACAAGCGTGCGATCACGACCCAGTTGTTCTCGATCCGAAACTTCGAAGACACAACGCTTCCAGAACTTTCTGGCGCAGCGATCGAAGTCGTGGGCCGTGCCGGTCGGCCAGTGCTGTTTGGCGACCATATTGGCAACGAGTTCGAGCTCGTCGTTCGTGACGTGCATCCGGATTCAACCGAGAAGATCGACGATATCACAGCAGATCTGCGGTCGTTCGTGGAGGCAGACGACCGTCGTAATCGAGGTCGAGATCGAGATCGTGGCAAGGATGCTGTGAGCGTTGGTGATGGAACAGTAACAATTGGTGTTCCGAACTTTTTCGGCCAGCAGCGATTCGGTACGTTGCGACCAGTTACGCACGAGGTCGGGCTTGCCATCGTTCGCGGCGATTGGGAGAAAGCAGTGATAGCGTATCTCGGGAATCCGTCAGAGCACGAGCCGGCAGATACACGCGAGGCGCGCGACTATGTCGATCGGACACACGACTGGCAGGGCGCAATCGATCGGTTCCCGACGCATCTGCGCTACGAACGATCGATAGCGCATCGACTCACGGAAATCGGCGGAGACGAACCCGATCAGTTCCGTGAAGCACTGACAGCAGTTCCGTCGAACCTTCAAGCGCTGTTCGTACACGCGGCTCAGTCGTATCTGTTCAACCAGATGCTCTCGCTTCGACTCGAACGCGATCTTCCGTTTTCGAAACCAGTTGTCGGCGACGTCGTCTGTTTCGTCGATGAGCACGGCCGTCCAGACAGTGACCGTCAACAGTTGGTGACCGAATCTCGCGTCGAGACGGTTGTTCGTCACTGCGAGCGCGGACGAGCGTTCGTCACCGCGCCGCTGGTCGGAACAGACACGGAACTGAGTGAGGGCGAACAGGGAGAGATCGAGCGTCAGGTGCTCGATGAGACGGACCTCTCACTCGACGCGTTCGATCTCCCTGGTGAGTTCGATTCGACCGGCACACGACGCCCAATCCTCCTCCAGACTGAGCTCTCGATCGATCACGATCCGCTTACGTTCTCCTTTTCGCTCCCAAACGGATCGTATGCCACGGTCCTCATGCGCGAGTACCTGAAAGCCGATCCGGAATCGATGGCCTGA
- a CDS encoding DUF2103 domain-containing protein, producing MACRRCASPLDRPGDYCLVCRTPNADTVVLELTRERARVTALLEEDVIAAREITTTPEAGENEPVELRNFAGLIADEVRRKRPEEVYATGDRAVLTAVREQIHYKLYRITGDDAVESVIERRGQPALEVVEASLSEKLGGSHTTLIGGRSGRKAVRTIAAHPHVKKLVPGPIDASGTGSRSGVRAKATRSDGNGNVRLLVRDGSSVQENRIVTTAHDRDTGERVREDLNEALQEAALQE from the coding sequence ATGGCGTGTCGCCGGTGTGCGTCTCCACTCGATCGACCGGGTGATTACTGTTTAGTGTGCCGTACACCGAACGCCGACACTGTTGTTCTCGAACTCACACGAGAGCGTGCGCGAGTGACGGCGTTATTAGAGGAAGATGTCATCGCTGCGCGAGAGATCACGACCACTCCCGAAGCAGGAGAGAACGAACCCGTCGAACTACGGAACTTCGCGGGCCTCATCGCCGATGAAGTTCGCCGAAAGCGTCCGGAAGAAGTGTATGCCACCGGTGATCGTGCGGTACTGACCGCCGTCAGAGAGCAGATTCATTACAAGCTGTACCGCATCACAGGCGACGATGCGGTCGAATCGGTTATCGAACGACGCGGACAGCCGGCTCTCGAAGTCGTCGAGGCCTCACTTTCAGAAAAGCTCGGGGGATCTCACACCACACTCATCGGCGGACGATCCGGACGCAAAGCGGTTCGGACCATCGCTGCACATCCTCACGTGAAAAAGCTCGTCCCTGGTCCGATCGACGCAAGCGGCACTGGTTCACGCTCCGGTGTTCGTGCGAAAGCGACCCGTTCGGATGGGAACGGAAACGTCCGGCTGCTCGTCCGCGACGGATCGAGCGTACAGGAAAACCGAATCGTTACGACAGCACACGATCGTGATACCGGCGAACGGGTTCGTGAAGACCTCAACGAGGCACTACAGGAAGCCGCACTGCAGGAGTGA
- a CDS encoding 50S ribosomal protein L37ae, whose translation MAKKKGRTGSAGRFGARYGRVARRRVAEIEEEMRSATVDGDSVKRVGTGIWVNEETGEKFAGGAYRPQTPRGRTVTRSIRAALDEDDE comes from the coding sequence ATGGCCAAGAAAAAAGGACGAACTGGGAGCGCTGGCCGATTCGGCGCACGCTACGGCCGTGTTGCTCGTCGTCGCGTCGCCGAAATCGAAGAAGAAATGCGAAGCGCAACCGTCGACGGTGACTCAGTCAAGCGCGTCGGAACAGGTATCTGGGTGAACGAGGAAACCGGCGAGAAGTTCGCTGGCGGTGCATACCGACCACAGACACCGCGGGGACGTACGGTCACCCGATCGATCCGTGCCGCACTCGATGAAGACGACGAATAA
- a CDS encoding DNA-directed RNA polymerase subunit P, with the protein MSYKCSRCKRDVELDEYGGVRCPYCGHRVLLKERSRDVKEIHVE; encoded by the coding sequence ATGAGCTACAAGTGTTCTCGTTGTAAACGCGATGTCGAACTCGACGAGTACGGTGGTGTGCGCTGTCCGTACTGTGGCCATCGCGTTCTTCTCAAAGAGCGTAGCCGCGACGTAAAAGAGATACACGTCGAATAA
- a CDS encoding KEOPS complex subunit Pcc1 — translation MPSDTLSSHDIQLEFEYESGERATLIERSIQQEIGEIEGDRTRTTIVRDGSIVKIHVEADDLVALRAGLNTWCTLIEVAERCSER, via the coding sequence TTGCCATCTGATACGTTATCGTCTCACGATATTCAGCTTGAGTTCGAATACGAGAGCGGAGAGCGTGCAACGCTCATTGAGCGTAGCATCCAGCAGGAGATTGGGGAAATCGAAGGGGATCGTACCCGAACGACGATCGTTCGAGACGGTTCTATCGTCAAGATACACGTTGAAGCCGACGATCTTGTTGCGCTCCGAGCTGGATTGAACACGTGGTGTACTCTCATCGAAGTCGCCGAGCGGTGTTCTGAGCGCTGA
- a CDS encoding prefoldin subunit beta yields the protein MQGNLPPEAQEKIEELQDLQETAQQVAIQKQQAETTLNETKTALDQLDDIDEDTNMYQEVGELLVQTEYDEAAESLEEKSDSLEIRVETLEKQESRVEEKFEELQQELQQLLSGAGGVGGPQGPQGPGGPGMGGPGGD from the coding sequence ATGCAGGGAAATCTTCCGCCGGAAGCACAGGAGAAAATCGAGGAACTGCAAGACCTACAGGAGACGGCCCAACAGGTTGCGATCCAAAAGCAGCAGGCAGAAACGACGCTGAACGAGACGAAAACAGCGCTCGACCAACTCGACGATATCGATGAGGACACCAACATGTACCAAGAAGTTGGTGAGCTTCTCGTCCAAACCGAATACGATGAGGCTGCTGAAAGTCTCGAAGAGAAGAGTGACAGTCTCGAAATCCGCGTCGAGACGCTCGAAAAGCAAGAAAGCCGCGTCGAAGAGAAGTTCGAAGAACTGCAACAAGAACTTCAGCAACTACTGAGCGGCGCTGGAGGCGTTGGTGGACCACAAGGCCCGCAAGGACCCGGCGGCCCAGGAATGGGCGGACCGGGCGGTGACTAA
- a CDS encoding DUF3194 domain-containing protein has protein sequence MPTDEEVVQAASNAAEGVIFSRYKQSHVKDVDVSVSFEDGILDIDVYLNVPDDVTSKSDSDSDSDSTDPDQVTEDAALAAQSAVDELFATEQEE, from the coding sequence ATGCCGACAGACGAAGAAGTAGTACAAGCCGCCTCAAACGCAGCCGAAGGCGTGATCTTCTCACGATATAAACAGTCACACGTCAAGGATGTCGACGTGAGCGTCAGCTTCGAAGACGGTATCCTCGACATCGACGTCTACCTGAACGTCCCCGACGATGTCACCTCAAAATCCGATTCTGATTCTGATTCTGATTCTACGGATCCCGATCAGGTCACCGAGGACGCTGCGCTTGCTGCGCAGTCAGCCGTTGACGAACTGTTTGCCACAGAGCAAGAGGAGTAG